In Halovivax gelatinilyticus, the following are encoded in one genomic region:
- a CDS encoding SLC13 family permease has translation MEVAVATAAPPVTAEVLVAYAVVCLALVLFVFEPIPVDIGAIVVLVVLVVLEPWTTISPEQAVSGFSNPATLTVLAMFVLSEGINRTGTIRLLADQIVGLTGDDERKQLAAVIGLSGGFAGVVNNTPVVAVLIPFVTDLAERTNTSPSKLFIPLSYAAMLGGMLTLIGTAPSILASDISDRLIDRPYSMFTFTHLGALVLLTGAIYLLTIGHRLIPERIDPDEDASDLFETREYVSEVIVPPNSTFVGKTVREVTDQIGRNTDVLRILRRGKVIHRDLDERAIRAGDHVLFRGRRSTLLELTDFRGLQVAPGPATGGRADDGDSSPIVEVIVVPEVAIAGESITVADFRRRFDVAVLGIRRQGEIVTGQLSKTRLRNGDTLLVQASEPAIERLMANSNYVVTEEVTRPAYRTDRIPVAIAIVVGVVAIAAVGWLPVAIAALAGMAAMVVTGCVKPPEVYDAVDWNVIFLLAGVIPLGIALEQTGGAEVLAHQITTIADYVPLVVFLVIFYMLTALITEIITNLASVALMTPIGIDVALELGAEPFSFVLLVTFAASDSLMTPVGYQTNLMVYSRGGYRFTDFMRVGIPLQLLLAVVTSAGIVVFWGV, from the coding sequence ATGGAGGTAGCGGTGGCGACCGCCGCCCCACCGGTGACAGCCGAGGTTCTCGTCGCCTACGCCGTCGTCTGTCTCGCCCTCGTCCTCTTCGTGTTCGAGCCGATTCCGGTCGACATCGGAGCGATCGTCGTACTCGTCGTGCTCGTGGTGCTCGAACCGTGGACGACGATCAGCCCGGAACAAGCCGTTTCGGGGTTCTCGAATCCGGCGACACTCACCGTACTGGCGATGTTCGTGCTGAGCGAGGGCATCAATCGAACGGGGACGATCCGGTTGCTCGCGGATCAGATCGTCGGACTGACTGGCGACGACGAGCGAAAGCAACTGGCGGCGGTAATCGGCTTGAGCGGCGGCTTTGCGGGCGTCGTCAACAACACGCCGGTCGTCGCCGTCCTCATTCCGTTCGTCACCGACCTCGCCGAGCGGACCAACACCTCTCCGTCGAAGTTGTTCATTCCGCTCTCCTACGCCGCGATGCTCGGTGGGATGCTCACGCTCATCGGGACCGCGCCTAGCATCCTCGCGAGCGACATCTCCGATCGCCTCATCGATCGACCGTACTCGATGTTCACGTTCACGCACCTGGGGGCGCTCGTCTTGCTCACCGGCGCGATCTATTTGCTCACGATCGGTCACCGGCTCATTCCGGAGCGCATCGACCCGGACGAAGACGCGTCGGATCTGTTCGAAACGCGCGAATACGTCTCCGAGGTGATCGTCCCGCCGAATTCGACCTTCGTCGGGAAGACGGTGCGGGAGGTAACCGACCAGATCGGGCGGAATACGGACGTGCTCCGAATTCTTCGACGCGGAAAGGTAATCCACAGAGATCTAGACGAGCGGGCCATCCGAGCTGGCGATCACGTTCTGTTTCGCGGGCGGCGGTCGACGCTCCTCGAACTGACCGACTTTCGAGGACTCCAGGTCGCACCCGGACCGGCAACCGGCGGCCGAGCGGACGACGGCGACAGTTCTCCGATCGTCGAAGTGATCGTGGTCCCCGAAGTGGCCATCGCCGGCGAGTCGATCACGGTCGCGGATTTCAGGCGTCGCTTCGACGTTGCCGTACTCGGGATCCGCCGACAGGGCGAGATCGTGACCGGCCAGCTCTCGAAAACCCGCCTGCGGAACGGTGATACGCTGCTCGTGCAGGCGAGTGAACCGGCGATCGAACGACTGATGGCGAACTCGAACTACGTCGTGACCGAGGAGGTCACGCGGCCCGCGTATCGAACGGACCGCATTCCGGTCGCGATCGCTATCGTCGTCGGCGTCGTGGCGATCGCGGCGGTCGGCTGGCTCCCCGTCGCGATCGCGGCCCTCGCGGGAATGGCGGCGATGGTGGTGACCGGCTGCGTCAAACCGCCGGAGGTGTACGACGCGGTCGACTGGAACGTCATCTTCCTGCTCGCCGGGGTGATTCCCCTCGGCATCGCACTAGAACAAACCGGCGGTGCAGAAGTCCTCGCTCACCAGATTACCACCATCGCCGACTACGTTCCACTCGTCGTGTTTCTCGTCATATTTTACATGTTGACGGCACTCATTACGGAAATTATCACGAATCTTGCGAGCGTCGCGCTCATGACACCGATCGGAATCGACGTCGCCCTGGAACTCGGCGCGGAGCCCTTTTCGTTCGTCCTCCTGGTGACGTTCGCGGCCAGTGACTCGCTGATGACGCCGGTCGGATACCAGACGAATCTCATGGTGTACAGTCGTGGGGGCTACCGATTCACGGACTTCATGCGCGTCGGTATCCCCCTCCAGCTGTTACTGGCCGTCGTCACGTCCGCCGGAATCGTCGTCTTCTGGGGCGTCTGA
- a CDS encoding ABC transporter substrate-binding protein, with the protein MTRNKFKRREVLGSAAAIGVMSIAGCADDSDSADGSARIAIDDDPTREDWNLYGGVTPYWTNILEPLVWVNEEMELTPWLATDWEQTSETTWEFELREDVQFHNDEEMTADDVVFSFEALLEEHVWAAGWLQIESGSIEALDDHTVEFTNTAPFPVFPGTIAHNMACIQHPDRDHSDDLVIGTGPFQVDEIVPQQEVRTTAFEDYWNDGAQLEELTFEVIEDPNTRAIALTNDEIDVGMSPPRSQVATLEDNDSIVVARQETADAGFAGFNIHRSPTDDATLRRALNHAVDQELLVDTILEGVGNPARGPISPIIFWSAHDEIDPYEHDEELAAELVEESAYDGETLDILLPNDLVDGREIAQVLLDAFDGVGVDAEIVQVERAQFSEMERDGEAHLNLDAGGSNSGDADYIIYEWFHSEGDVNQRLYEDEGTGIHNVGDEVDSLIETGFQTIDPDEKEAAFVEAQQIMHEEAVTIPIYYNEFVAGHAADVEGIDLAPIPQFSRWTSLEY; encoded by the coding sequence ATGACACGCAACAAATTCAAAAGAAGAGAGGTGCTCGGGTCTGCGGCCGCGATCGGCGTCATGTCGATCGCCGGATGCGCAGATGATTCCGATTCGGCGGACGGATCCGCACGCATTGCTATCGACGACGATCCAACGCGAGAGGATTGGAACCTCTACGGCGGGGTGACGCCGTACTGGACGAACATTCTAGAACCGCTCGTCTGGGTCAACGAGGAGATGGAACTCACCCCGTGGCTCGCGACCGACTGGGAACAGACGAGCGAGACGACCTGGGAGTTCGAACTCAGAGAGGACGTACAGTTTCACAACGACGAGGAGATGACGGCCGACGACGTCGTCTTCTCGTTCGAGGCGCTCCTCGAAGAACACGTGTGGGCGGCCGGCTGGTTGCAGATCGAGTCCGGGAGTATCGAAGCGCTCGACGACCACACCGTCGAGTTCACCAACACGGCACCGTTCCCCGTGTTCCCGGGGACGATCGCGCACAACATGGCCTGCATCCAGCACCCGGATCGCGACCACTCCGACGATCTCGTAATCGGTACGGGTCCGTTCCAGGTCGACGAAATCGTCCCACAGCAGGAAGTCAGGACGACGGCGTTCGAAGACTACTGGAACGACGGTGCGCAACTCGAGGAGCTCACGTTCGAGGTCATCGAAGATCCGAACACGCGCGCCATCGCGCTGACTAACGACGAGATCGACGTTGGAATGTCGCCCCCGCGAAGTCAGGTCGCCACGCTCGAGGACAACGATTCGATCGTCGTCGCCCGCCAGGAGACCGCGGACGCCGGGTTCGCCGGTTTCAACATCCACCGCTCGCCGACCGACGACGCGACGCTGCGACGCGCGCTCAATCACGCCGTCGATCAGGAGTTGCTCGTCGATACGATCTTAGAAGGCGTCGGCAACCCGGCTCGCGGTCCGATCTCGCCGATCATCTTCTGGTCGGCTCACGACGAGATCGACCCCTACGAACACGACGAGGAACTCGCCGCGGAGCTGGTCGAGGAGTCCGCCTACGACGGCGAGACGCTCGACATATTGCTCCCGAACGACCTCGTCGACGGCCGCGAGATCGCGCAGGTCCTGCTCGACGCCTTCGACGGAGTCGGCGTGGACGCCGAGATCGTCCAGGTCGAACGCGCGCAGTTCTCGGAGATGGAGCGCGACGGCGAGGCACACCTCAACTTAGACGCTGGCGGTTCGAACAGCGGAGACGCCGATTACATCATCTACGAGTGGTTCCACTCCGAAGGTGACGTCAACCAGCGCCTCTACGAGGACGAAGGAACCGGCATCCACAACGTCGGAGACGAGGTCGACTCGTTAATCGAGACCGGCTTCCAGACGATCGATCCGGACGAGAAGGAGGCGGCGTTCGTCGAGGCACAGCAGATCATGCACGAGGAGGCCGTGACGATCCCGATCTACTACAACGAGTTCGTCGCCGGCCACGCCGCAGACGTAGAGGGAATCGACCTGGCTCCGATCCCGCAGTTCTCCCGGTGGACGTCGCTCGAATACTGA
- a CDS encoding NAD(P)-dependent glycerol-1-phosphate dehydrogenase, which translates to MFEKSSWIRLPRNVVVGHGVIDEVVPVTDELSLSGRPLLVTSPTPREVAGETIVADFEASGVDPAVVTVETASFESVETVIEAVEAEEADYLVGVGGGKAIDIAKMASDHCSMGFLSVPTAASHDGIVSNRGSVPEGDTRHSVAAEPPLAVVADTGILADAPWRLTTAGCADIISNYTAVMDWRLAHRLKNVEYSGFAGALSEMTAEILVDNADSVRPGLEEAAWIVTKALVSSGVAMSIADSSRPASGAEHLFSHQLDRLVPGAALHGHQVGVGSIMTAYLHGGERGFWLDIRDALDSIDAPTTAAELDIDDEIVVEALTTCHEIRDRYTILGDGMDEGAAREVAHKTGVIG; encoded by the coding sequence ATGTTCGAAAAATCCTCGTGGATTCGCCTGCCGCGCAACGTCGTCGTCGGCCACGGCGTCATCGACGAGGTCGTCCCGGTCACCGACGAACTCTCGCTTTCGGGACGACCGCTGCTGGTAACGAGCCCGACGCCGCGCGAAGTGGCCGGTGAGACGATCGTCGCCGACTTCGAGGCCAGCGGCGTCGACCCCGCCGTGGTGACCGTCGAGACCGCCTCGTTCGAGTCGGTCGAGACGGTGATCGAGGCGGTCGAGGCGGAGGAGGCGGACTACCTGGTCGGCGTCGGGGGCGGCAAAGCGATCGACATCGCGAAGATGGCCAGCGACCACTGCTCGATGGGCTTTCTCTCGGTGCCGACCGCCGCCAGTCACGACGGCATCGTCTCGAATCGCGGTTCGGTTCCCGAGGGAGACACCCGTCACAGCGTCGCCGCGGAGCCGCCGCTCGCCGTCGTCGCCGACACCGGAATCTTGGCCGACGCGCCGTGGCGGCTCACGACCGCCGGCTGTGCCGACATCATCTCGAACTACACCGCCGTGATGGACTGGCGACTCGCCCACCGGCTGAAGAACGTCGAGTACTCCGGGTTCGCCGGCGCGCTCTCGGAGATGACCGCCGAGATCTTAGTCGACAACGCCGATTCGGTCAGACCGGGCTTAGAAGAAGCCGCCTGGATTGTCACGAAAGCACTCGTCTCCTCCGGCGTCGCGATGTCGATCGCCGACTCCTCGCGACCCGCCAGCGGCGCCGAACACCTCTTTTCCCACCAGCTCGACCGGCTCGTCCCCGGCGCGGCGTTACACGGCCACCAGGTCGGCGTCGGCTCGATCATGACCGCCTACCTCCACGGCGGCGAGCGCGGCTTCTGGCTCGATATCCGCGACGCCCTGGATAGCATCGACGCGCCGACGACCGCCGCCGAACTCGACATCGACGACGAGATCGTCGTCGAGGCGTTGACGACCTGCCACGAGATCAGAGACCGCTACACCATCCTCGGCGACGGGATGGACGAAGGCGCCGCCCGAGAAGTCGCCCACAAGACCGGCGTGATCGGCTGA
- a CDS encoding S9 family peptidase, whose product MSAYDIDRYLNIRSASSASFGPDGERLSFLMNTTGVSQVWTLDGPGRWPTQRTFFDERVTFASWSPERPELVFGMDEGGNERAQLYRLDATDGRIENLTAHPDAKHRWGGWSHDGGRVAFASNRRDEAVFDLYVQDRDATGDDATMVYEGDGWLSLAGFSPDDSHLLVSEAHASFDQDLYTLDLESGELTHLTPHEGEVRYTSASWAPDGRGIYTVTDQDSDTLYLAYVDLDADEFGPETLQIVADGDGWNVDGIALDDESGRFVFSRNVDGYTEFTVGEFDDSDPTAFETFPEPDLPGGVAGAVSFDPDAERFACTTTGDTVNANVFVVDVETGAAERWTDAPTAGIPRETFDASELVRVESFDGLSVPGFLTLPADAGEDLPVIVDIHGGPESQRRPSFSGVKQYFLDRGYAYFEPNVRGSSGYGTEYASLDDVEKRMDSVRDIAECVDWLADHPAIDPDRIACMGGSYGGFMVLASLTEYPDLWAAGIDIVGIANFVTFLENTGDWRRSLREAEYGSLAEDREFLESISPIHRVEEIEAPLFVLHGENDPRVPVGEAEQIVEEARERGLPVRKLIFDDEGHGFSKLENRIEAYSEIADFLDEHV is encoded by the coding sequence GAGCGAGTGACGTTCGCCAGCTGGTCGCCCGAGCGACCGGAGCTGGTCTTCGGGATGGACGAGGGCGGAAACGAGCGCGCACAGCTTTACCGACTCGACGCGACCGACGGCCGAATCGAGAATCTGACCGCACACCCCGACGCCAAGCACCGCTGGGGCGGGTGGAGCCACGACGGCGGGCGCGTTGCGTTCGCGTCGAACCGCCGCGACGAGGCGGTCTTCGACCTCTACGTCCAGGATCGTGATGCGACGGGTGACGACGCCACGATGGTCTACGAGGGCGACGGCTGGCTTTCTCTCGCCGGCTTTAGTCCCGACGACTCGCACCTTCTCGTCTCGGAGGCCCACGCGAGTTTCGATCAGGATCTGTACACGCTCGACCTCGAATCGGGTGAGCTGACCCACCTCACACCGCACGAGGGGGAGGTCAGGTACACGAGCGCGAGCTGGGCCCCGGACGGCCGCGGAATCTACACCGTCACCGACCAGGACAGCGACACGCTCTATCTGGCCTACGTCGATCTCGACGCCGACGAGTTCGGCCCCGAGACCCTACAGATCGTCGCCGACGGCGACGGGTGGAACGTCGACGGCATCGCGCTCGACGACGAGTCGGGCCGGTTCGTCTTCTCGCGAAACGTCGACGGCTACACCGAGTTCACCGTCGGCGAGTTCGACGACTCGGATCCGACCGCGTTCGAGACGTTCCCGGAACCGGACCTTCCCGGCGGCGTCGCCGGTGCCGTCTCGTTCGATCCCGACGCCGAGCGATTCGCTTGCACGACGACCGGCGACACCGTCAACGCCAACGTCTTCGTCGTCGACGTCGAGACCGGCGCGGCCGAGCGCTGGACGGACGCCCCGACGGCGGGCATCCCCCGCGAGACGTTCGACGCGTCCGAACTGGTCCGCGTCGAAAGCTTCGACGGCCTCTCGGTTCCGGGCTTTCTCACGCTGCCGGCCGACGCCGGCGAGGATTTGCCGGTCATCGTCGACATCCACGGCGGACCCGAGAGCCAGCGTCGGCCCTCGTTCTCGGGGGTCAAGCAGTACTTCCTCGACCGCGGCTACGCGTACTTCGAACCGAACGTCCGCGGGTCGTCCGGCTACGGCACCGAGTACGCGAGCCTGGACGACGTCGAAAAGCGGATGGACTCGGTTCGCGACATCGCCGAGTGCGTCGACTGGCTCGCCGATCACCCGGCGATCGATCCCGACCGAATCGCCTGTATGGGCGGCTCCTACGGTGGGTTCATGGTACTCGCATCGTTGACGGAGTACCCCGATCTGTGGGCGGCTGGGATCGACATCGTCGGCATCGCAAACTTCGTCACCTTCTTAGAGAACACGGGTGACTGGCGTCGATCGCTTCGCGAAGCCGAGTACGGGAGCCTCGCCGAGGACCGAGAGTTCCTCGAGTCGATCTCGCCGATTCACCGCGTCGAGGAGATCGAGGCGCCGCTGTTCGTCCTCCACGGGGAGAACGACCCGCGCGTGCCCGTGGGCGAGGCCGAACAGATCGTCGAGGAGGCGCGCGAACGGGGTCTACCCGTCCGAAAGCTGATCTTCGACGACGAGGGCCACGGCTTTTCGAAGCTGGAAAACCGCATCGAGGCCTACTCGGAAATCGCGGACTTTCTGGACGAGCACGTCTGA
- a CDS encoding pyridoxamine 5'-phosphate oxidase family protein yields MTRPQIESFLHERGTGVLSLTRDGMAYAIPISFAYDDAYHRCLFDLGFVPESRKHAFIESTELACFTTYEWDSPSAWKSVVLTGVLRRLEDIDLTNERSFYAEATEIEITVFDHPPEDIDHQWYEFVINDQSGRSSQVRIDSDAPEDDDSGGRDDGQ; encoded by the coding sequence ATGACTCGACCCCAAATCGAGTCGTTCCTCCACGAACGGGGGACCGGCGTACTTTCACTCACGCGAGACGGTATGGCGTACGCGATACCGATCTCGTTCGCCTACGACGACGCCTACCACCGGTGTCTCTTCGACCTCGGCTTCGTCCCCGAGAGCCGCAAGCACGCCTTCATCGAATCGACCGAACTGGCCTGTTTCACTACCTACGAGTGGGACTCGCCCTCGGCGTGGAAGAGCGTGGTCCTCACCGGCGTCCTTCGACGGCTAGAGGACATCGATCTAACGAACGAACGGTCGTTCTACGCGGAGGCGACCGAGATCGAGATTACGGTGTTCGACCACCCGCCGGAAGATATCGACCACCAGTGGTACGAGTTCGTCATCAACGACCAGTCGGGTCGATCGTCACAGGTTCGCATCGATTCAGACGCCCCAGAAGACGACGATTCCGGCGGACGTGACGACGGCCAGTAA